One Delphinus delphis chromosome 3, mDelDel1.2, whole genome shotgun sequence genomic region harbors:
- the COLGALT1 gene encoding procollagen galactosyltransferase 1, translating into MAATPRAWRGHGRPLPVLLLLLLLALPPLEGPPGAAAYFPEERWSPESPLQAPRVLVALLARNAAHALPSTLGALERLRHPRDRTALWVATDHNSDNTSAVLREWLVAVKSLYHSVEWRPAEEPKSYPDEEGPKHWSDSRYEHIMKLRQAALKSARDMWADYILFVDADNLILNPDTLTLLIAENKTVVAPMLDSRAAYSNFWCGMTSQGYYKRTPAYIPIRKRDRRGCFAVPMVHSTFLIDLRKAASRNLAFYPPHPDYTWSFDDIIVFAFSCKQAEVQMYVCNKEVYGFLPVPLRAHSTLQDEAESFMHVQLEVMVKHPSAEPSRFISVPTKTPDKMGFDEVFMINLKRRQDRRERMLRALQEQEIECRLVEAVDGKAMNTSQVEALGIQMLPGYRDPYHGRPLTKGELGCFLSHYNIWKEVVDRRLQKSLVFEDDLRFEIFFKRRLMNLMQDVEREGLDWDLIYVGRKRMQVEHPEKAVPRVRNLVEADYSYWTLAYVISLQGARKLLAARPLSKMLPVDEFLPVMFDKHPVSEYKAHFSPRDLRAFSVEPLLVYPTHYTGDDGYVSDTETSVVWNNEHVKTDWDRAKSQKMREQQALSREAKNSDVLQSPLDSAARDEL; encoded by the exons ATGGCGGCGACCCCACGCGCATGGCGGGGGCACGGGCGGCCCCTCccggtgctgctgctgctgctgctgttggcgCTGCCACCTTTGGAGGGCCCGCCGGGCGCCGCCGCCTACTTCCCAGAGGAGCGCTGGAGCCCCGAGTCGCCGCTGCAGGCGCCGCGCGTTCTCGTCGCGCTGCTGGCGCGCAACGCGGCCCACGCGCTGCCTTCCACGCTGGGCGCGCTCGAGCGGCTGCGGCACCCCCGGGACCGCACAGCTCTGTG GGTGGCCACGGACCACAACTCAGACAACACGTCAGCCGTGCTTCGGGAATGGCTGGTGGCCGTGAAGAGTTTGTACCACTCTGTGGAGTGGCGGCCGGCAGAGGAGCCGAA GTCCTACCCAGACGAGGAGGGCCCCAAACACTGGTCTGACTCACGCTATGAGCACATCATGAAGTTACGCCAGGCAGCCCTGAAATCGGCCCGGGACATGTGGGCCGATTACATCCTG TTTGTGGATGCGGACAACCTGATTCTCAACCCTGACACGCTGACCCTGCTCATCGCTGAGAACAAGACGGTGGTGGCCCCCATGCTGGATTCCCGGGCTGCATACTCCAACTTCTGGTGTGGGATGACCTCCCAG GGCTACTACAAGCGCACGCCTGCCTACATCCCCATCCGCAAGCGGGACCGCCGGGGCTGCTTTGCAGTCCCCATGGTGCACTCGACCTTCCTGATTGACCTGAGGAAGGCGGCCTCCAGGAACTTGGCGTTCTACCCTCCCCACCCTGACTATACCTGGTCCTTCGATGACATCATTGTTTTTGCCTTCTCCTGCAAACAGGCAG AGGTCCAGATGTACGTCTGCAACAAGGAGGTGTATGGCTTTCTGCCGGTGCCACTGCGGGCACACAGCACCCTCCAGGATGAGGCCGAGAGCTTCATGCACGTGCAGCTGGAGGTCATGG TGAAGCACCCATCCGCGGAGCCCTCGCGGTTCATCTCGGTGCCCACCAAGACGCCAGACAAGATGGGCTTTGACGAG GTCTTCATGATCAACCTGAAGCGGCGGCAGGACCGACGGGAACGTATGCTGCGCGCGCTGCAGGAGCAGGAGATCGAGTGCCGGCTGGTGGAGGCTGTGGACGGCAA AGCCATGAACACTAGCCAGGTAGAGGCACTGGGCATCCAGATGCTGCCCGGCTACCGGGATCCTTACCACGGGCGGCCCCTCACCAAGGGCGAACTGGGCTGCTTCCTCAGCCACTATAACATCTGGAAAGAG GTTGTGGACCGCAGGCTGCAGAAATCACTCGTGTTCGAGGACGACCTGCGCTTCGAGATCTTCTTCAAGAGGCGCCTAATGAACCTTATGCAGGATGTGGAGCGGGAGGGTCTGGACTGGGACCTCAT CTACGTGGGCCGGAAGCGGATGCAGGTGGAGCACCCCGAAAAGGCCGTGCCCCGCGTGAGGAACCTGGTGGAGGCCGACTACTCGTACTGGACGCTGGCCTACGTGATCTCCCTGCAAGGCGCCCGCAAGCTGCTGGCTGCCCGGCCACTCTCCAAGATGCTGCCCGTGGACGAGTTCTTGCCGGTCATGTTCGACAAGCACCCAGT gtCTGAATACAAGGCCCACTTCTCCCCTCGGGACCTGCGCGCCTTCTCCGTGGAGCCCCTGCTCGTCTACCCCACACACTACACAGGGGACGACGGGTACGTGAGCGACACGGAGACCTCGGTCGTGTGGAACAACGAGCACGTCAAGACCGACTGGGACCGGGCCAAATCCCAGAAGATGCGCGAGCAGCAGGCCCTGAGCCGCGAGGCCAAGAACTCTGACGTGCTGCAGTCCCCCCTGGACAGCGCTGCCCGGGATGAGCTCTGA